A region of the Desulfovibrio litoralis DSM 11393 genome:
TGTCTGCGTATCAAAAAATTTTCATTTTGTTTTTTAATCAAGGTCAAATCTCCTGAGCCATTTGTTGCGTTCTTCATCGTTAAGAGGGGTGCCTTTTTGTTCCTTTCTATAAAGGAGCCTATTTCCTATAACTAAATAGTCTATGTCTGTTGCCATAAAACATCTATAAGCATCTTCGGCAGTATTTACAATTGGTTCTCCGCGAACGTTAAAAGAGGTGTTAATAATTACGCTACAACCTGTAATCTTTTTAAATTCAGAAATTACTCCATGAACAAAAGGGTTGCGTTGCTTATCAATGGTTTGCACTCTTGCAGAATAGTCTACGTGGGTAACGGCCGGAATTGTACTACGCGGAACATTTAATAAATCTATTCCCCAAAGCTTTTGTTGTTCAGGTGTAAGAGGAATTCTATGTTCTTCTTTGACGGGATAAGCAAAAAGCATATAAGGACTTTCTTCGGGAATTTCAAAGTATGATGTAGCGTCTTCTGCTAAAACCATGGGAGCAAAAGGGCGAAAACTTTCTCTGAATTTAATTTTTAAATTCATATGCGATTGCATTTTGGAAGAGCGTGCATCTCCTAATATAGAACGAGCTCCTAACGCCCTTGGTCCCCATTCCATACGTCCCCTGGCAAGACCAACCACATTTTCTGAGGCTATCAATTCTGCAATTTTTTTGTGTAACTCATTGTCAGGTAATACGATCCAGCTTGCACCAAGTTTTTTTAATATTTCATCATCTTCTGTTGACGTTGGTGGAATATCAGATCCAAGGAACGAACCTTTCATGCTATCTGGTTTTTGAATATTTCTAGGTTGTTGCAAAACCGAATGCCAATACCATAAAGCTGCACCCAAGCTACTGCCTGCATCACCAGCGGCCGGTTGTATCCAGAGAGAGTCAAAAATTTGCTTGCTTGATAAAATTCCGGAAGAAACAACATTTAAAGCAACTCCGCCGGCAAGAACAAGGTTTTTTGCTTGAGTTTCTTCTTTAACATGTAAAGCCATTTTTGTAACAATAATATTTAAAACAGCTTGGATACTGGCGGCTATGTCCATTTCTCGTTGAGTCAGTGGAGATTCCGGTATACGGGGCGGCCCTTCAAAAAGTTCGGCAAAGTTAGCGTTAGTCATTGTTAACCCGCCAATATAATCAAAATATCGTTGATTTAATTGAATTGAGCCATCTTGTTCAAGGTGAATAATTTCCTTTAAAATAATATCCACAAAACGAGGTTTTCCATAGGGAGCAAGCCCCATTAGTTTGTATTCTCCGCTATTAATCTTAAAACCTGTAAAATAAGTAAAAGCAGAATATAGTAAGCCGACTGAATTAGGAAAACGCATTTCTTTTAACAAGTTAAATTTATTACCACTGCCGTAACCATAAGTTGTTGTAGACCATTCTCCGACTCCATCAATCGTAATGATTGCCGCATCTTCAAATGGTGAGGGATAAAAGGCTGCTGCGGCATGCGAAAGGTGGTGGTCGCAACAGTGTACAGCCCCTTTACGGTCGAGTTCTCGGTTAATTATTTGATCTGTCCAAAGTTTATTGGTTAACCACGCAGGAAACGCCTGTAAATAACTCTTGATGCTTTTTGGTGCAGACAAGTGGTAGATACTTGTAAGACGTTCAAAGTGGGTTAGCGGGTGTTCATAAAATACTACATGGTCTATTTCGTGCTCTGTGATACCGGCGGTTTGCAAACAATAATTGACAGCATGAGCAGGGAAAGAAGAGTCCCCTTTAATTCTGGTAAACCGTTCTTCTTGTGCGGCTGCTACAATCTCGCCGTTTTTTAAAATTGCAGCGGCAGAGTCGTGATAATATGCTGAAAGTCCAAGAATATATGTCATTGTGTTACCGCCTGATCGGAGAAAGTAATCTTTAAGGAAATCGGGTTTTCTTTTTTAAGAGAATAAGAATATTTTTTCCCGTTGTTCCGAGGGTCTGAAAAATCACTGCTGGAAAAATAGAGATTTTTTTGCCAATGTGCATATCTGGCATTTTTAGTTTTAATATCTTCAATTTTTGAGTGGGCAAACACAAGAGGGGTATCATTTTCATACATGACTAAAGTGGAACGCTCCGGGTGTTCCGGGCTATCGGCAATATTTTCAAGTTCTTCTAGTGAAGCAACAAAGACACCACCCGAATCTCTTTTTATTGAAGATGTCGGAATAATTGTTGTTGGCGGAGTTGTTAGTCCGTCAATTTTTATGCGTAGCGATGTAATGCGTAACTCTTGAATATCAGATGAGAAAATTATTTTAGCCTCTTTACCTTGTGCTGAACCGGCAAATATATATTCTGCTAATTCAAAATCTTTTTCTTTATCAAGAGCAGTAACCCAAACAGAATACTTTAAATCTCTTGAGTCATTGAATTGCAATTCTTTAATCAACCTCGGACGCTCAAAACTAAGAACGGCGTGAGGTTCTTTTATTGGCATGTACAATAAGGCATCCGGAGGCGCAATTCCTTGAAAAGTCCATTCGTCTTTAGCTGTTTGTTTAACATCAAGAGCAGGGGGTAACCAATCGTTAATTTTAGGGGTGATTGGTGTTTGAGTGATAGTTCTGTTTCCTAAAACATCAGGATAGTCTTTTTCTAAAATATCAACAACTTGCTTCGCAAAAAAACGGGTAACTCGTGGACCTGGGTGTCCGTTTGCCGGATTGGCAAGTACATTTTCTTTTGGAGAAATCTCTTTTATCATTGTTGGCAATAAATTATAAAACGGAATACCGGCTTTAGGAATATCTTCTTTAATTTGAGCATATCTAGGGGCAACATATGTTGCATTTGGACTGGTTGGAGTCGAAACAAAAAAAGCCGGAACATTATAGTTTTTAAGTTCTTTTGACAGCTCTAAAATGAGCTTTTTATATTCTTCATAGTTTTTGCCTTGTAAAAGCATGAGTTCCCATTGTTCATAAGGATAACCGGTTAAGTCGTTATATTTACCTGTGGTTTCAAGTTTTTTTTCATATCTTTCAATAACGGCTTCTCTTATGTTGGGAAAGAGTCTTGCCAAAAGAGACCTGCTTGGTCTTTTGTTTGTGCTATATTGTTTAACGTAACCCATATCAGGGTCATTGGTTACATAGCCAAAAATAATAGCATCAGGTTTATATTTTTCAAAAATACTAAGACCGCTTTCTTTATCTTTTTCTTTAAGCCAAGCCAACTGATCTTTGGTGGAAGCACCATTAACTCCGATAGCGATAACGTCGATGTTGTTATAACCACGCTTTTCTAATTCCCAATTTAGTTGACGCCACCAGACAGTGTTAATATTAACTAGACCATCACCCCAAATATAAGAGTCTCCAACAACAAGAATACGTTTTCTTTCATTGGATACTTCAGGAGGGGCAAAACCTAAACCTTTCATTATTGGGTTTGTTTTGTTATTTAATATTTTTATATAGTTTTGTTTGTTTATTTTGCTATTTTCCAGCACCCATTCCGGAGTAGATATTTGTTGTGTTTTTGCCATCATTCCAAGTTCTAATTCCAAAAAGAAAGCAATTGCAACTAAACAGATAAATACAATACATAACCCTATTATAGAACGTAGCGGAAATACGGGAACAGATTTTTTTTTGGAAAGCCAAAAAAACGCTCTAATATAACCTTTTTTGATCATGTATGTAATACTCCTTAAATGAGGTAAATAATAGCAAATAAAAAAGACATATATTTGATTTGTTGAAAAGTGTAAAGGCTACCCAATCGTTTCTTTATCTTTTTTGAGATCAATGAGGAAGCAAATATATCAAAAAACACAAATAACTTGCAACAATTTTATAAATACGCTTAAAGTGAGCTTAACGAAAAAATGAGACATGAGCTAAATAAAAATCTGTTAACTGTAAATTTTTGTAAGTTGATGGTGTGTGCGTTCATGCAATAACGAATATGATATAACAATAGGTGTAAATAATATGACAAATCAAGCTAATGCAAATGCATCTGTTCCATCCAATAAGAAAAAGTGGGGGACGTTTTTGAATGCAGTTGTTTGTTTTATCATGTTCGTTGTTGTCGTTGGTATGATCATGGGGTCTTTTGTTGTTAACAGTGCGTCTGAAGTTACTGTAATATTGGGTATAGGCTTTGTATTAGCTCTTGTTGGTTTATTGGCTATTGCCGGCGTTTTTGTTTTTGGAATTTGGCTTATTAGACTTATATTTTGTTCAAAAAAATAATCATATGTTATGTTTATAAAAAAGGACTCTCGATTTCTCGAAAGTCCTTTTTAATTTTTCCTACTCCTCGGTGGCGAGCATAGCCAGTTCGCAAGGATAATAAGAATCGGTAGTTTTTTACAACCTATTTTTATTCTTTTTCACTTTTGCCGGAAAGTTTGCCAAAGCCTTTGCTAAATCCGGAAACGAGTCCTTTTGCAGCATCTTTGGCTTTATCCGCTGTGCTTGTAGTATTTGCCGTTTCGTCAGAAGCTGATGGCAATTCTTTGCGTGGTGCTTTACGTTCAAGAATATTAGTATATTCACCGCTATCATTAAATTTAACTAATTCATGCACTCGAGATACAGACCATGGATGAGAGCGTCCATTGCTTAAAATAATTTTTTGTACTAGACCAAGCCCTTGTGAGCTTACGCTTTCAAAATTTCTGCTTTGTTCAATAAATTCTTCAAGGTTTAATTCATTTACATAGCGTTGGCTTGAACCGGCTAGTTTCATAAGAGCCGTGCATGATGCAGTAAAGTTTTGACAGGCTAAATAGCCGCCTCGGTCGCAAGAATATTCGGCTGCTCTGTACCATTCAAAATAAGCATAATTAAGTGCGTAAATCGCAGGTTGAGAGAAGGTGCTCAACCCCGGAACGGTTGAAAGCACGGCACTCAATAAATTTTCTCCTAAAATAGTTCCCAAAGCCTGATAAACAATATGTTGAGACTTGATGTGTGAAAGCTCGTGTCCGATAACAAAACGAATTTCGTCATCTGTCAAAATATCAAGAAGATAGCTATAGATACAAACAATTGGTTTATCCGGGCATGCTGTATAAGCGTTAAGCTGAGGAGCAGAGCTTAAATAAAAAAGTGGCTCTTCAACTTCAAGAGTTTCACAAGCTTCTTTCATTAGCTTGTAAAGAGAAGGCATTTGCCTTTCTGAAACTTTAAGATTACTGCCAAACAGTTCTAATCTGGTTATGCTGTTTTGCGGAACTGTACATAGTTCCAAGACTTTCGGGAATAACGGTATTTTTCTTAAGGCTTCTAAACCGATGCGATCAAGAGGGTGTTCGTATTCTGATGAATGTAAGTCTTTAATCTTAACTGATGTCATATTTTGTTCTTTCCTTTTGGGTTTGGAATATTTTTTTTATTGATGTTTTTATATAAAAAGTTATTATAAATTAACTTTTTAATGAGGAGGCTTGATGTTTTTTGCTCTTGTGATTGTTCCGCTGTTGATTATAGGCTTTGTTATGTTTTTTTCTTATGCTATTGTTAAAGCTGTGTTGATTAATTTAGTCGATGATGAAGAGAAAAGAAAGGCTATTTTATTTACTGTAAAGTGGGTAATGGTTATAATTGTTTTTTTAGTTATTTTTATATTTCCCGAGAGTGTTATTGACCATATTTCCAAGCTGTTATACGGCACTATCAATTGGAGATAACGAGCTGTTTTTACTTTTGTTATTTTTGCAAATTGTTTTATTGTTTGAGCGAAGGGGAAACGCCACAACGAATCTTTTCAATTAAAGCTGTTGTGGAATAACCTTTGATTAATTCCAAGCTTAAAACTTGTCCACCTTTTTTTTCTACAAGCTCTTTGCCAACGATTTTATCAGGGGACCAATCTCCCCCTTTAATCAATATATCTGGCTGAATTATTTCAATTAGTTTAAGCGGTGTGTCTTCGGTAAACTCAGTAACAAAA
Encoded here:
- a CDS encoding carbamoyltransferase family protein, encoding MTYILGLSAYYHDSAAAILKNGEIVAAAQEERFTRIKGDSSFPAHAVNYCLQTAGITEHEIDHVVFYEHPLTHFERLTSIYHLSAPKSIKSYLQAFPAWLTNKLWTDQIINRELDRKGAVHCCDHHLSHAAAAFYPSPFEDAAIITIDGVGEWSTTTYGYGSGNKFNLLKEMRFPNSVGLLYSAFTYFTGFKINSGEYKLMGLAPYGKPRFVDIILKEIIHLEQDGSIQLNQRYFDYIGGLTMTNANFAELFEGPPRIPESPLTQREMDIAASIQAVLNIIVTKMALHVKEETQAKNLVLAGGVALNVVSSGILSSKQIFDSLWIQPAAGDAGSSLGAALWYWHSVLQQPRNIQKPDSMKGSFLGSDIPPTSTEDDEILKKLGASWIVLPDNELHKKIAELIASENVVGLARGRMEWGPRALGARSILGDARSSKMQSHMNLKIKFRESFRPFAPMVLAEDATSYFEIPEESPYMLFAYPVKEEHRIPLTPEQQKLWGIDLLNVPRSTIPAVTHVDYSARVQTIDKQRNPFVHGVISEFKKITGCSVIINTSFNVRGEPIVNTAEDAYRCFMATDIDYLVIGNRLLYRKEQKGTPLNDEERNKWLRRFDLD
- a CDS encoding SGNH/GDSL hydrolase family protein; translated protein: MIKKGYIRAFFWLSKKKSVPVFPLRSIIGLCIVFICLVAIAFFLELELGMMAKTQQISTPEWVLENSKINKQNYIKILNNKTNPIMKGLGFAPPEVSNERKRILVVGDSYIWGDGLVNINTVWWRQLNWELEKRGYNNIDVIAIGVNGASTKDQLAWLKEKDKESGLSIFEKYKPDAIIFGYVTNDPDMGYVKQYSTNKRPSRSLLARLFPNIREAVIERYEKKLETTGKYNDLTGYPYEQWELMLLQGKNYEEYKKLILELSKELKNYNVPAFFVSTPTSPNATYVAPRYAQIKEDIPKAGIPFYNLLPTMIKEISPKENVLANPANGHPGPRVTRFFAKQVVDILEKDYPDVLGNRTITQTPITPKINDWLPPALDVKQTAKDEWTFQGIAPPDALLYMPIKEPHAVLSFERPRLIKELQFNDSRDLKYSVWVTALDKEKDFELAEYIFAGSAQGKEAKIIFSSDIQELRITSLRIKIDGLTTPPTTIIPTSSIKRDSGGVFVASLEELENIADSPEHPERSTLVMYENDTPLVFAHSKIEDIKTKNARYAHWQKNLYFSSSDFSDPRNNGKKYSYSLKKENPISLKITFSDQAVTQ
- a CDS encoding M48 family metallopeptidase; translated protein: MTSVKIKDLHSSEYEHPLDRIGLEALRKIPLFPKVLELCTVPQNSITRLELFGSNLKVSERQMPSLYKLMKEACETLEVEEPLFYLSSAPQLNAYTACPDKPIVCIYSYLLDILTDDEIRFVIGHELSHIKSQHIVYQALGTILGENLLSAVLSTVPGLSTFSQPAIYALNYAYFEWYRAAEYSCDRGGYLACQNFTASCTALMKLAGSSQRYVNELNLEEFIEQSRNFESVSSQGLGLVQKIILSNGRSHPWSVSRVHELVKFNDSGEYTNILERKAPRKELPSASDETANTTSTADKAKDAAKGLVSGFSKGFGKLSGKSEKE